AGAAGGAAGGGAAGGGAGAATTATGATTCGCTTGATTATTGCGGGAGTCTTAATTATTGCGGGTCTGTCTGTGCTTGGCCTTGCTACAATCGGAATATTTAGATTTTCTACTATGTTGAATCGTATTCACGTCGCCGCAAAATGTGATACTCTCGGAGCTTTGCTTGTGTTGTCGGGCTTGATGATTCTTTCGGGCGCAAATGT
This window of the Synergistaceae bacterium genome carries:
- a CDS encoding monovalent cation/H(+) antiporter subunit G; this translates as MIRLIIAGVLIIAGLSVLGLATIGIFRFSTMLNRIHVAAKCDTLGALLVLSGLMILSGANVFSLKLFLVIIFLWLCNPAASHLIARAEVETNPNLDLICDYIDLTGGEKES